One region of Panulirus ornatus isolate Po-2019 chromosome 42, ASM3632096v1, whole genome shotgun sequence genomic DNA includes:
- the LOC139761980 gene encoding protein D2-like: MEEHKVVPDVLEAPPPELLQVRYGEAEVASGRVLTPTQVVAPPTHLAWTVEEEALYTLCMTDPDAPSPLEPKFREVMHWLVVNIPGCDVARGDILTHFVGSGPPKGTGLHRYVYLVYKQPTRLTCDEPVIPNTQADGRKYFSIKNFAAKYKLQLVAGNFYRAEYDSTCDVLHRQLGLRY, from the exons ATGGAGGAACACAAGGTTGTACCTGACGTGTTGGAGGCGCCGCCCCCAGAGCTCCTGCAG GTGCGGTATGGGGAGGCCGAGGTAGCGTCTGGGAGAGTCCTCACGCCCACTCAAGTTGTAGCCCCACCCACGCACCTGGCCTGGACTGTGGAGGAGGAAGCACTCTACACCCTCTGCATGACTG ACCCGGACGCCCCGAGTCCTCTTGAACCCAAGTTCCGGGAGGTGATGCACTGGCTGGTGGTGAACATTCCGGGCTGCGACGTCGCCCGCGGGGACATCCTCACTCACTTCGTGGGCTCCGGCCCTCCCAAGGGAACTG GCCTGCACCGCTATGTGTATCTGGTCTATAAACAACCCACTCGCCTCACTTGCGATGAACCTGTCATCCCGAACACCCAAGCTGACGGCAGGAAGTACTTCAGCATCAAGAACTTCGCTGCCAAGTACAAACTCCAGTTGGTAGCTGGTAACTTCTACCGGGCCGAATATGATTCCACCTGTGACGTGCTGCACCGCCAGCTGGGCCTGCGTTACTAA